Genomic DNA from Desulfonatronum thioautotrophicum:
TTTTTATTGACAAAAGCAGACTGTTCATTCGGCAGGTTGTGCTCATCGGCATCATGCTCAAGTATGCTTATCACTGGCAAAATCAGGATGAAATGCTGATCATTCGCTGGGACAATGCGGGGCATTGGCCTGATGTGGCCACCTTTCCGCACCATAAGCACGTCTGCAATGATGAGAAAATCCAGGTTTTGCCCTCACGAGCAGGAGCCGACCTGGCGGAGATATTGAAAGAGATTGCTCGCACTCTTCAGCCTCACCCTCTTCAACCGTAACCCCTTCAACCGCCCCCTTTTCCTCATGAACACCACCCACATCACATCACGGACACCCTTGCTGACCTGAGCCTGGCAGGAATGCAGGTGGTGCCGGCCGACGACGTGGGCAGCCTGGAATTGAAGGTCCGGCTGGAAGATGGGGAGTTTGCGTGGGATGATGTCGCGGATGCGGAGCAGGCGGTCTTCGGGTGTGAATGACGTCATGTCGTGTCGCATGTTGGACCATATTAGACAAAAAAAGCCCCTGAACCCTTATTTTGCAAGGGCCAGGGACTTTTCTTAGAATACCTTGGACTATCTTAAAATATTGATTTGGTGGAGGCGGCGGACACCAAATTGACGACCTAAAGCACTGTAATACATTGCAAAGATGGTTCCTGAAAATGCCGGTAGAACTAAATCTATACCATCATCAAAAAAACTTTTCGATTTCTAAAATTGGTTCCCGGTTCGATGGCAAAAAAAATCCGCCCCCACCACTCGGATGGAGACGGGCTTGACAACCGTGGAAGGCAGGGTGGCCTAGGCGCGGGCTGTCACCTCTTTCTTGGCTTCTTTGAGACGGGCTCGACGGCGCTCATTTTGTTGGCGGTTTCTCTCTTCCCGAGTTACCGGCTTGGTTCCGCGCAACTCGTGATAACTGGCAGACCGACCAGTGAGGTCTTCCCCCTCGAACACGAGCGGGCTCTTTCCCTCTTCCACCTGTCGCGCAAATATTCCGATGCACCTCTTGATGTTCTCCGTTTTGTCCTTCAGTATCTCAGATACTTGCTTGATGGTCAGATCAAAGCATTTGCAGAGCAGAAAAGCCCTAGCTGCTTTACTCAACCGCCCAAGGCTTTTTTCGTGAATCATTTTACTAGCATTCGTTGCCTTGTCCAGCTCCCTTAATACCAGGAAAAGCCGTTCCTTTGCGTAGCTAAAATAATAAGCTGCGTTTTCCTTTTTCCCGCAATCGTACTTGACCGCGATGTCTTCCCAATCCATGCGATTGATGAGGCGATCCAGGAAAATTCCGGTCAGCTTCTTGTTTGCCTCAAATGACGGCCAGAAGTCCGCGTCTTCCGTGGATACTTCCTCGACGTGCGGCATCCCCTTGCTCAAGTCCTTGCCGCCCATGTTGGCAAACTGTATTTCTCTGGAATGCGGGTAAACCATGATGATGTCTTGCCCACCAAACCTAGTGTCCCTCTCGAACAGCCTCGCTGTGTAGTTGTTTGGCCTGACCTCC
This window encodes:
- a CDS encoding toxin-antitoxin system TumE family protein, which translates into the protein MLSDLIEKHKNIIASWTVTNFDREGANLRLKAEVVFIDKSRLFIRQVVLIGIMLKYAYHWQNQDEMLIIRWDNAGHWPDVATFPHHKHVCNDEKIQVLPSRAGADLAEILKEIARTLQPHPLQP